The nucleotide sequence GGTAGCCCAGCACCGTAATGAGGGCAGCCGCCAGCACCTCAACAGCGATCCAGCTTCGCACGCTCAGCCCAAGAAGCTTCCTTTCCATCCGTCCCTCCCGTCATTGCGGCCAGACACCCAGGGCCGACAGCAGCTTTGCCCACGCCCCCAGAGCTGCGACAAACACGGCCAGCAGCAGGAGGGCGTTCCAAATGTAGCCCTTTGCGCCGCGATTCGCAAACTCACCGAGGTAGTCCACGCGATTCTGCAGGATGTAAAAGCCCACGTAGGCGATGGGCAGCATCATCAGATTGAACGAGGAGGTGAGGACGGGCAGCCAGAAAGGAAGCGCGTAAAAAGCCCCCAGCACGCCGATATTCGCGACCATCGTTGCCGCCCGATAGCGCCACCCCTGCAGTTCGAAACCGAACATCTCGCTCAGGACGAAGCCGGCGATCACCATCTCCAGCACGGCGGTGGTGAGGCACATGCTCAGGATGCCCACAGAGAACACGATCCGTCCGAGCGTCAGACCGATAATCGGCTCCAGCGTGTGGGCTACGTCTACCGCCGAACGGACCTGGATGCCGCGGACATGTAGGGTATTGGCACAAGCAATCACCACAAGGGAAGTCGCCAGTACAAATGGAATGAAGGTAGAGACCACCAGGTCGAAATTCTTCAAGGGACGGTGATCCTGCCCCCACCCGCGAGCGAGAAGGCTGTAGGGTAGCAGGAAGGTCTGATTCACGCCGACGGCCGCGCCCAGTCCGCCGAGCACGATCGTAATCCCCTGAGGGTCGCGCGGGAGGTGGAAGCAGAATAGACCCCGGACCAGCTCCCCCCAGTTCACCCCCGTTCGCACCACCACCGCAGCAAAGGCGAGGATCATCACGTACAGAAAGTACTTCAGGATGCGCTCGAAGAGCACAATTCCTCGCCTGCGACCGGACCCATAGGTCCAAGCGATGGCCGTGACCCCGGCGAGGAGAGCAAAAGCCGTCGGCCAACGAGGAAGACGAATGCCCGCCACCGCCAGCATGTCCTGCAGCACCGCATTGCCCAGGGAGTACTGCGGAAAGGCCCACACCACCGAGGCCAGCAAGACGTTGAAGCCCCAGAGCAAAGCCATCGCAGGATGGAGCTTGTACCAGAACACGTCGTAGGTTCGCGCCCTGGTCACCAGAGTCTGATGGCCGATGGCCGACAGAACCACCACCCCCAGAAGAATTCCCACCACCTGGACCCAGAGGAGCTTATAGCCGAATACGGAGCCCGCGAAGATGGAGCTTCCTGCGCTCCCCGCCCCCAAAGTGATCGCGCTCTGGAGCCACCCAGGGCCCGAAAAGCTCCAGTAACCACGCAGGCGCTTGAGCCAGTTCTTCTCCCGGTTAATTTGCCTAAGGCGCTCCACCTCTTGCGCGAGCGCTTGAGGATCGCGCTCCTCCACCATGGGAAGTCCGATCCGCATCTTACCGCCCGGACGCCGTAGCATCTCTCACCTCCCTAATCGGCCAGCCCACCACGCAGACTCGCTCGGGCCCTCGTTCACCCTTTGTCGAGAACGACCTGATATTCCACCCAATTCCGGTCCGACCAGATCTCGGCCCCCACCAGGAGCCCGTTCCGGAAGGGCGCCTGGCCCTCGCGCAGGGAGATCCGGCACCCTTCAGGAGCCAGCGCCTCGTAGCGCTGAAGGGCTCCAGCCATCCGGAATTGCACGGCACCCGGCTCCACCGCAATCGTCCCACGCTCGACCCCGTCAAAGACCCAAAGGGGCCACAGGGCGCCCGCCCGTGCTCCATCGCCTCGCACCTCCTCGCGCACGCGCACCGTGCCAGGCACGAGACGAAACCGACGGACAATCTCAAGCCCGTTCGGAACCCGGTAGGTCACGGTGAAGCGCACCTCTCCGTCTTTAGCCACGCTGTCCGTCACGTCCCAGCGGCGGGCAAGGACATCACAGCCGTAGAGGCCAAGCCCGTCGCGCTCCTCCTCGAATTCCCAAATTGGGCTAAGGGAGAGGGTCTGGGGTCCGTCCGTTTCCCGCAGCCACCGGAGCTTGGGGTAGCGCGACGTGTTGACGCTGCCATCGGAGAGGCCGCGGGCATCCCTGCGATGGAGCCGCAAAAGCCCTGTCGGGTTGTAGCGTAGATCCCCGGCGTGCTCAAGGAGCACGTAGGTTCCGGAGCAGTTGGCCACCGTCTTGTGAAAGCCGGGGGCCTCGAAGTCCGATCGCTCACCGTCGTCCAGGGTGAGAACAAAACCCCCGTAGTCGGCCGGCGACACCCCCTCCGGAACCTCCTCGTTGGCGAAGGTGAACGCCGAGGCCAGCATCGATGCCGTCAGCAGGTTGTACTGGGAGTGAAAGGAATAGCTTTCGAATCCCCAGCGAGCCGAGGGCTCGAAACGATTCTTCACGATCCACAGCTCCTGGCTCGGACGAATCCAGCGCAGGACGCTCTGCAGAGCCAGACGGGCACCCCGCTTAAAAGCCGCGGCCTCCGCCCGGTACCCCGCTCGCCATAATTGATCGGCGAGAATCTCGAATGAGGCCGCCTGCGCCGCTTCGTTCCACTGATGATGAGCACTTCTGCCTCCGCAAGGAACTTCCCCGAGTGG is from candidate division KSB1 bacterium and encodes:
- a CDS encoding divalent metal cation transporter; translation: MLRRPGGKMRIGLPMVEERDPQALAQEVERLRQINREKNWLKRLRGYWSFSGPGWLQSAITLGAGSAGSSIFAGSVFGYKLLWVQVVGILLGVVVLSAIGHQTLVTRARTYDVFWYKLHPAMALLWGFNVLLASVVWAFPQYSLGNAVLQDMLAVAGIRLPRWPTAFALLAGVTAIAWTYGSGRRRGIVLFERILKYFLYVMILAFAAVVVRTGVNWGELVRGLFCFHLPRDPQGITIVLGGLGAAVGVNQTFLLPYSLLARGWGQDHRPLKNFDLVVSTFIPFVLATSLVVIACANTLHVRGIQVRSAVDVAHTLEPIIGLTLGRIVFSVGILSMCLTTAVLEMVIAGFVLSEMFGFELQGWRYRAATMVANIGVLGAFYALPFWLPVLTSSFNLMMLPIAYVGFYILQNRVDYLGEFANRGAKGYIWNALLLLAVFVAALGAWAKLLSALGVWPQ